A segment of the Odoribacter splanchnicus DSM 20712 genome:
CCCTTTGAGTATCAGCTTCCATGAAATTAACTAAAAAATGATTAAAATCCAAATAAAAACTGGATTAAAGCTTATTTATTTAGTTATTAATCTGGTAATAAATAGGATTTGTACTGGATTTAATCTGGATTTATCTATACACATATCCTGCTTTGTCCTATGTGGTTAGCATCCTCCGATAGTTATAACTATATAATAAAAAAGGTCCAATTAAATCAGAATTTAATTGGACCTTTTAAGGCAAATTATTTCACTGAATTTATTTAAACTAAACTCAGGGTAAATATAGTTTACTACTTGATTTCTATATGATTATCTTTTAGAAAAGGAACCGATTAGGAACGCTCCGCGGTCCTCAGTGTCATATTTCTACTGAAGAACCGTCTTATTTTCAGCCACAAAAATAGCCTTTTATTTTTCCACTACAAAGGAAAAAAATGCCTTTTCAGTTTTTAGAGAAAGATCTCAGGGGAATATTTTCCAGTTGAAGGTACTTATAAAGTGTGCTTTTACTCTTAATTTCAATTTGTTGGCATATTTGTTTTACAGCAAATCCTTTTTGATACAAGAGAGCTGCTTTTTTACTTTTTGCTGGGTTTCCGGATTCAAGCCCTGAGGTCTTCCGAATTTTTTTCCTCTTTTCCGGGCTGCTTCCCGTCCTTCACGAGTCCTTTCCATAATCACATTCCGTTCGAATTCTGCCAGAGCCGCAAAAATATGCATCGTAAATTTCCCCATATAATCGGTCGTATCAATATTATCCTTGACCGAACGAATCCGTATGTTTTTACTTTCCAGCTCCGAACATATCCGGACAATTTCAGACAGGCTACGGGCCAAACGATCTAATTTATAAACAACTAATACATCACCTTCACGTAATAGTGAAAGGCAATGTTCCAGTTCCGGACGTTTTTTTACCCCGGAAATTTTCTCGCAAAATATTTGTACGCAATCCTGACGCTGTAACACATCCAATTGCATATCCAGATTCTGGTCACGCGTACTCACCCTGGCGTAACCGATGATCCTTCCCTGGAACTCTTTGTTAATAATCGTCATTTCCTCCCAATAATAAAAAACTTTTCACAAAAATATAAATGTTATCCGAATTGTTAAAAGTCCAATTAAATTCTGATTTAATTAGATTAATATGTTTTATTAATTATTTGATTGTATTGTCATCGCTAAAACAAAAAACGCTTTCAGGAGTCCTTTGGAGTTGTGTTGAACGCTTTTCGGTTCAAGGTATTCAGTTTGTCATTATGGTCATAATGGCTAGAATACTTTTGCCTTCTGATTATGGGATGATCGGAATGCTCGCCATATTTATCGCCATAGCACAAACGTTGATAGACAGTGGTTTCTCCAATGCTTTAATTCAGAAAAAAGATAGATCAGAAATTGATTATTCTACTGTATTTTATTTTAATATAGCTGTAGGAATTGTCCTTTACTTTATTCTGTTTTTTTCCTCTCCTTTAATAGCGAGATTTTATAACACGCCCGAACTGACAGGATTAACACGTGTATTAGCCTTGAATCTGTTTATAAATTCTTTAGCTGTCGTTCAACGGGCTATATTGTCTATAAAAATAGATTTTAAGACTCAGGCAAAGGCTTCTTTTAGTGCTGCGATAATATCAGGCATCGTCGGCATAGTCATGGCATATACCGGTTTCGGAGTATGGTCACTTGCTGTTCAGACTGTTTTAAATGCTTTCGTGAATACAGTTTTATTATGGATTTTTTCAAAGTGGATTCCTTTGAAAGTTTTTTCTTTTGAATCTTTCAAAAAACTATTCACTTTTGGTTCCAAACTATTGGCTTCCGGATTATTAGATACAATTTACCGGAATATTTATACTATCGTTATCGGTAAAAAATTTGCTTCCACTGATTTGGGTTATTTTACCCGGGCAGATCAGTTTGCACAATTCCCATCCTCTAATTTAACCGGAATTATTCAACGCGTAACTTTCCCTGTATTAAGTGAAATTCAGGATGATGATGAACGTTTGGCACACGCTTACCGAAAATTTTTAAGATTGTCTGCGTACATGATTTTTCCGTTAATGACAGGATTAGCAGCTGTTGCATATCCATTCATTAATTGCTTATTGACGGAAAAGTGGACCTTTACAGCTTTATTGCTACAAATTCTGTGTTTCTCTTATATGTGGTATCCCGTTCATGCCATTAATCTGAATTTGTTACAAGTGAAAGGACGTTCAGACCTATTTCTGAAATTGGAGATTTATAAAAAAATAATGGGAATAGTTGTGTTAGGTGTTACCATTCCTTTGGGATTGGTGGCAATGTGTTGGGGAACCATTATCGCTTCTTTATTTAGCTTAGTGATAAATACCTATTATACGGGGAAACTGATACACGTCGGTTTATTTAAGCAATTACGGGATTTAAGTCCGGCATTATTCTATTCTTTGACGATGGCGATTGTCGTTTATCTGACTACTTGTTTGTTTGCCGATCAATT
Coding sequences within it:
- a CDS encoding recombinase family protein — encoded protein: MTIINKEFQGRIIGYARVSTRDQNLDMQLDVLQRQDCVQIFCEKISGVKKRPELEHCLSLLREGDVLVVYKLDRLARSLSEIVRICSELESKNIRIRSVKDNIDTTDYMGKFTMHIFAALAEFERNVIMERTREGREAARKRGKKFGRPQGLNPETQQKVKKQLSCIKKDLL
- a CDS encoding lipopolysaccharide biosynthesis protein; this translates as MLSELLKVQLNSDLIRLICFINYLIVLSSLKQKTLSGVLWSCVERFSVQGIQFVIMVIMARILLPSDYGMIGMLAIFIAIAQTLIDSGFSNALIQKKDRSEIDYSTVFYFNIAVGIVLYFILFFSSPLIARFYNTPELTGLTRVLALNLFINSLAVVQRAILSIKIDFKTQAKASFSAAIISGIVGIVMAYTGFGVWSLAVQTVLNAFVNTVLLWIFSKWIPLKVFSFESFKKLFTFGSKLLASGLLDTIYRNIYTIVIGKKFASTDLGYFTRADQFAQFPSSNLTGIIQRVTFPVLSEIQDDDERLAHAYRKFLRLSAYMIFPLMTGLAAVAYPFINCLLTEKWTFTALLLQILCFSYMWYPVHAINLNLLQVKGRSDLFLKLEIYKKIMGIVVLGVTIPLGLVAMCWGTIIASLFSLVINTYYTGKLIHVGLFKQLRDLSPALFYSLTMAIVVYLTTCLFADQLLQLLIGIITGIIYYLLVSYATKSQDLKEFLLLIKRK
- a CDS encoding helix-turn-helix domain-containing protein; amino-acid sequence: MYQKGFAVKQICQQIEIKSKSTLYKYLQLENIPLRSFSKN